The Triticum dicoccoides isolate Atlit2015 ecotype Zavitan chromosome 6A, WEW_v2.0, whole genome shotgun sequence genome has a window encoding:
- the LOC119315657 gene encoding uncharacterized protein LOC119315657, giving the protein MDPAGPRSALPDPAGSGAPPPPPTAEVGLGRVPLRVCARSLQELSRRAAGSGGGGAAEACGAAPAAQLGDPRVGILESSDQAQGCVHPCNKKDIPQFSAEGATKCEYGVPSLPRTGALLQLEPACLTLGRASDAVLAGSLHDANPLARGKENIRTDLQLKPDAKRGENRMSDAPLGLDLNRVGSSDAAELNPFFPYKKLGQSKVSDPSECGSTTGATGESESHRKWREMKQNGFLSSTHGTAVVPKPRGRPPKRKRDDELKRSTSTQNEQTKFTKVAAPSGLLSGLNPGIINHVRNSKQVYSIIKAMVRSEELENASQPGLAGQTGERGKEVIERIQDQKYGDSLMKCHLMMEGNNAMFHHGLPTASRFIAEDGDNLKLQLSSTVTMASDRTCSTLDHESQHDYMTVLSVKAASVASQWLELLQQDIRGRLAALKRSRKRVRNALQTELPHLISTEFSSSQENEPSIAHSSEAGPMGKTASEEHVARWRSLFLQMERTLQEEGRHLEIRLKEVQGMLQNCDKGLKQVTCEAPLLGPMAELWKLKNPEISESEWAVQAAAASIYSTCNLVMKTENVPCF; this is encoded by the exons ATGGACCCCGCGGGCCCGCGCTCGGCCCTGCCGGATCCCGCCGGATcgggcgcgccgccgccgccgccgacggccgAGGTGGGCCTCGGGCGGGTTCCTCTCCGCGTCTG TGCGCGCTCTTTGCAGGAATTGTCCAGGAGGGCGGCCgggagcgggggcggcggcgctgcggaggCGTGCGGTGCGGCTCCGGCGGCCCAATTGGGAG ATCCGAGGGTGGGGATTTTGGAATCTTCAGATCAAGCACAGGGATGTGTCCATCCATGTAATAAGAAGGATATACCACAATTTTCTGCTGAAGGCGCCACAAAATGTGAATATGGAGTCCCTTCATTGCCTCGGACTGGTGCACTTCTGCAGTTAGAACCTGCTTGCCTGACCTTGGGCCGTGCTTCTGATGCAGTGCTGGCAGGAAGTTTGCATGATGCCaatcctttggcacgtggcaaagAGAACATCCGGACAGACCTGCAACTTAAGCCTGATGCAAAACGCGGTGAAAATAGGATGAGTGATGCACCCCTTGGGTTGGATCTTAATAGAGTGGGTTCTTCTGATGCGGCAGAGCTAAATCCGTTCTTTCCTTACAAGAAGCTGGGTCAGTCGAAAGTTAGTGATCCATCAGAATGTGGTAGTACAACTGGTGCTACAGGAGAAAGTGAGTCACATAGAAAGTGGAGAGAAATGAAGCAGAATGGGTTCCTTTCTTCAACCCATGGAACTGCAGTGGTACCTAAGCCACGTGGTCGACCGCCCAAGCGGAAAAGGGATGATGAGCTCAAGAGGAGCACTTCTACCCAGAATGAACAGACTAAGTTCACAAAGGTTGCTGCTCCTAGTGGCCTATTATCTGGGCTGAATCCAGGAATCATAAATCATGTAAGAAATAGCAAGCAAGTATACTCCATAATAAAGGCAATGGTACGCTCTGAGGAGCTTGAGAACGCAAGCCAGCCTGGTCTTGCTGGCCAAACAGGTGAAAGAGGTAAAGAAGTTATAGAGAGAATTCAGGACCAGAAGTATGGGGATAGTTTGATGAAGTGCCATTTGATGATGGAAGGTAATAATGCGATGTTTCATCATGGGCTGCCTACCGCATCAAGATTCATCGCAGAGGATGGTGACAATCTGAAATTGCAACTCTCATCAACAGTCACCATGGCTTCGGATAGGACATGTAGTACACTGGATCATGAATCTCAACATGATTACATGACTGTGCTATCAGTTAAGG CTGCCAGTGTTGCCTCTCAATGGCTGGAGCTTCTACAGCAGGACATAAGAGGGCGGCTTGCTG CTTTGAAGCGCAGTAGGAAGAGAGTGAGGAATGCTCTTCAAACTGAACTGCCGCACCTGATATCAACAGAATTCTCATCTAGTCAAGAGAATGAACCGTCCATTGCACATTCTTCTGAAGCTGGGCCCATGGGAAAAACAGCTTCAGAAGAACATGTTGCACGGTGGAGGTCTCTATTCCTTCAGATGGAAAGAACACTGCAGGAGGAGGGAAGGCACTTG GAAATTCGGTTGAAGGAAGTGCAAGGAATGTTGCAGAATTGTGATAAAGGCCTAAAACAAGTGACCTGTGAGGCTCCACTGCTAGGCCCAATGGCTGAACTATG GAAGCTGAAGAACCCGGAGATTTCCGAGAGTGAGTGGGCAGTGCAAGCTGCCGCTGCGTCCATCTACTCGACGTGCAACCTGGTCATGAAGACCGAGAATGTCCCGTGCTTCTGA